A single genomic interval of Streptomyces sp. BA2 harbors:
- a CDS encoding YfcC family protein, with protein sequence MSTTATDPGTEEPQHKRKFTFPSALTILAIVTVAVWLLAFLIPSGAYDRNDEGAPVEGSYHRVDSGQTFIDRLNDLFLAPVNGLYGIQDEKSGVVGPDMAGELYGSAGVFLFVLAIGAFITVVFATGALDRGIGRLAHRLRERGAMLIAGVMLVFSVLGTVEGFAEETLGFYGLIVPLMLALGYDRMVAVGAIILGAGIGVLCSTVNPFATGVASSAADISLGDGIVLRFAMWIVLTAVTIAYVIRYARRVQKNPERSLSGFLPGDREQTAADAGEVPELTRLHKAVLVLVALVFAFMIFSVVPWASALTGDADAKPYGFELGWSFPQLAALFLCAAVLVGVVARMGEQRLSSTITQGAADFISPALVIVLARGVTVIMNNSKVTDTVLHSIEGVVKGTSSGLFAIIVFVVNLPLAFLIPSTSGHATLAMPILAPLADFAGVSRSVVVTAWQAASGWMNLWVPTTAVTIGGVALAKVGYDKYLRFVWPLLAILFVLICAFVALGAALT encoded by the coding sequence ATGAGCACCACCGCCACCGATCCCGGCACCGAAGAGCCGCAGCACAAACGGAAGTTCACCTTCCCCAGCGCCCTGACCATCCTCGCGATCGTCACCGTAGCCGTCTGGCTGCTCGCCTTCCTCATCCCGTCCGGCGCCTACGACCGCAACGACGAGGGCGCCCCCGTCGAGGGCAGCTACCACCGCGTCGACTCCGGCCAGACCTTCATCGACCGCCTCAACGACCTCTTCCTCGCCCCGGTCAACGGCCTGTACGGCATCCAGGACGAGAAGTCGGGCGTCGTCGGGCCCGACATGGCCGGTGAGCTGTACGGCAGCGCGGGCGTGTTCCTGTTCGTGCTCGCCATCGGCGCGTTCATCACCGTCGTCTTCGCCACCGGCGCACTCGACCGCGGCATCGGCCGCCTCGCGCACCGCCTTCGCGAGCGCGGGGCGATGCTGATCGCCGGGGTGATGCTCGTCTTTTCCGTCCTCGGCACGGTCGAGGGGTTCGCGGAGGAGACGCTCGGCTTCTACGGCCTGATCGTGCCGCTGATGCTCGCCCTCGGCTACGACCGGATGGTCGCGGTCGGCGCGATCATCCTGGGCGCGGGGATCGGCGTGCTCTGCTCGACGGTCAACCCGTTCGCGACCGGAGTCGCCTCCTCCGCCGCGGACATCTCGCTCGGCGACGGCATCGTGCTGCGGTTCGCGATGTGGATCGTCCTGACGGCGGTCACCATCGCCTACGTCATCCGGTACGCGAGGCGCGTACAGAAGAACCCGGAACGCTCCCTCTCCGGCTTCCTGCCCGGCGACCGCGAGCAGACCGCCGCCGACGCGGGCGAGGTGCCGGAGCTGACGCGTCTGCACAAGGCCGTGCTCGTCCTGGTGGCCCTTGTCTTCGCCTTCATGATCTTCTCCGTGGTGCCCTGGGCGAGCGCGCTCACGGGCGACGCGGACGCGAAGCCGTACGGCTTCGAACTCGGCTGGTCCTTCCCGCAGTTGGCTGCGCTCTTCCTCTGTGCGGCCGTGCTCGTCGGGGTCGTGGCGCGGATGGGCGAGCAGCGGCTCAGCTCGACGATCACTCAGGGCGCGGCCGACTTCATCTCGCCCGCGCTCGTCATCGTGCTCGCGCGCGGCGTCACGGTGATCATGAACAACTCGAAGGTCACGGACACCGTCCTGCACTCCATCGAGGGAGTGGTGAAGGGCACGTCCTCCGGCCTCTTCGCGATCATCGTCTTCGTGGTGAACCTGCCGCTGGCCTTCCTGATCCCGTCCACCTCCGGCCACGCGACCCTCGCCATGCCGATCCTCGCCCCGCTCGCCGACTTCGCCGGGGTCTCGCGCTCGGTCGTCGTCACGGCCTGGCAGGCGGCGAGCGGCTGGATGAACCTGTGGGTCCCGACGACGGCCGTGACCATCGGCGGCGTCGCGCTCGCGAAGGTCGGCTACGACAAATACCTGCGGTTCGTCTGGCCGCTGCTTGCCATCCTGTTCGTCCTGATCTGCGCCTTCGTGGCGCTTGGAGCGGCGCTCACATGA
- a CDS encoding M20/M25/M40 family metallo-hydrolase, producing MKLEATVDDLMDTLRADLERLAAIPSIAFPGFPAAPVQEAHDLLVELLRGAGVPSVERLDLPDTAPVIYGEIPPPAPDAPTVLLYGHYDVQPPGDESLWQSPPFEPTPIDEAGGGLRARGIADDKSNVIAHLGMLRAYGGRPPVGIKIVIEGQEEYGSAFDDYPPTDPERFACDAMVVADLGNLRPGTPTLTTALRGASEVVVEVRTLDEPRHSGEFGGAAPDALLVLLKALATLHDVHGDVAMEGLRREDWSGTSYTEDEFRSLAGVVDGVPLIGSGSLGERLWSGPAITVIGLDAPTVEHAASAVVPYARAKLNLRFHPRQDPKEARGKLVDHLRSLRPFGVPLTVTPGDTGPGYEAATGGPAYRAARAALKEAWGEEASFVATGGSIPLVNGLAKAAPGAEVLLFGAQDSMCNLHAPNERVLFSELRNTVVAMAAFVREYAADFNGSDGSDGAAESRA from the coding sequence ATGAAGCTCGAAGCCACCGTCGATGACCTGATGGACACGTTGCGCGCCGACCTCGAACGGCTCGCCGCGATCCCGTCGATCGCCTTCCCCGGCTTCCCGGCCGCACCGGTGCAGGAGGCGCACGATCTGCTGGTCGAGCTGTTGCGGGGGGCGGGGGTGCCAAGCGTCGAGCGGCTCGACCTGCCGGACACCGCGCCCGTGATCTACGGGGAGATCCCGCCGCCGGCCCCCGACGCACCGACGGTCCTGCTCTACGGTCACTACGACGTCCAGCCGCCCGGCGACGAGAGCCTGTGGCAGTCGCCGCCCTTCGAGCCGACGCCCATCGACGAGGCGGGGGGCGGCCTGCGCGCCCGCGGCATCGCCGACGACAAGTCCAACGTCATCGCGCACCTGGGGATGCTGCGGGCCTACGGCGGCAGGCCGCCCGTCGGGATCAAGATCGTCATCGAGGGGCAGGAGGAGTACGGCAGCGCCTTCGACGACTATCCGCCCACCGACCCGGAGCGGTTCGCCTGCGACGCCATGGTGGTCGCCGACCTCGGCAACCTCCGGCCCGGCACCCCCACCCTCACCACCGCCCTGCGCGGCGCGTCCGAAGTGGTCGTGGAGGTGCGCACCCTCGACGAGCCGCGCCACAGCGGGGAGTTCGGGGGAGCGGCGCCCGACGCGCTGCTCGTGCTCCTCAAGGCCCTGGCCACCCTCCACGACGTACACGGAGACGTGGCCATGGAGGGGCTTCGGCGCGAGGACTGGAGCGGCACGAGCTACACCGAGGACGAGTTCCGCTCGCTCGCCGGAGTGGTGGACGGGGTGCCGCTCATCGGCAGCGGCAGCCTCGGCGAGCGCCTGTGGAGCGGCCCCGCCATCACGGTGATCGGCCTTGACGCGCCCACGGTCGAGCACGCGGCGTCGGCTGTCGTGCCGTACGCACGCGCCAAGTTGAACCTCCGCTTCCACCCCCGCCAGGACCCGAAGGAGGCGCGGGGAAAGCTGGTCGATCACCTGCGCTCGCTCAGGCCCTTCGGCGTTCCTCTCACCGTCACGCCCGGCGACACCGGCCCCGGCTACGAGGCCGCCACCGGCGGGCCCGCCTACCGCGCAGCGCGCGCAGCGCTCAAGGAGGCCTGGGGCGAGGAGGCCTCGTTCGTGGCGACCGGCGGCTCCATCCCGCTGGTCAACGGCCTCGCGAAGGCGGCACCCGGGGCCGAGGTCCTGCTCTTCGGCGCCCAGGACAGCATGTGCAATCTGCACGCCCCGAACGAACGCGTCCTCTTCTCCGAACTGCGCAACACGGTCGTCGCCATGGCGGCCTTCGTACGTGAGTACGCCGCTGACTTCAACGGATCCGACGGATCCGACGGCGCCGCGGAGAGCCGCGCATGA
- a CDS encoding RNA-binding S4 domain-containing protein, with product MASETSGGGAGAGGVAGGAAGGGSARVDAWIWAVRLVKTRPMGAAACKGGHVRVNGERVKPAYAVHVGDEVRLRHADGRERVVVVKRVIRKRVGPPAAVECYVDNSPPPPPREAVAPAGVRDRGTGRPTKRDRREMERLRGFEG from the coding sequence ATGGCTTCGGAGACTTCAGGCGGTGGCGCGGGTGCGGGCGGTGTTGCGGGCGGTGCCGCAGGCGGGGGTTCCGCGCGGGTCGACGCCTGGATCTGGGCCGTACGTCTGGTGAAGACCCGCCCCATGGGCGCGGCGGCCTGCAAGGGCGGCCATGTCCGGGTCAACGGCGAGCGCGTGAAGCCCGCTTACGCCGTGCACGTCGGCGACGAGGTGCGCCTGCGTCACGCGGACGGCCGTGAACGCGTCGTCGTCGTCAAACGCGTCATCCGCAAGCGAGTCGGCCCGCCGGCGGCCGTCGAGTGCTACGTCGACAACAGCCCGCCCCCGCCGCCCCGCGAGGCCGTGGCCCCCGCGGGCGTACGGGACCGCGGAACGGGCCGCCCCACCAAGCGCGACCGCCGGGAGATGGAACGACTGCGCGGCTTCGAGGGCTGA
- a CDS encoding class I SAM-dependent methyltransferase produces the protein MNVEMREGYEGTGPGAITPDGCAVELYTRLSVGDEPDVIAGAVPAGAHILELGSGAGRVTRPLLERGFRVTAVDESAEMLEKVAALEGRVRTILSPIEKLDLGERFEVVMLASFLVHNGDPAVRRGMLRACRSHVTDDGCVLIQREGADYHTNLPRERVDPGGYTVRIVSAEPVGDGVNEVHAEYVFPDAVWTQTFRARPLTKEQFEQALGEAGLRVDKYLTEDGTWVRVVPVR, from the coding sequence ATGAATGTTGAGATGCGTGAGGGATACGAGGGGACGGGCCCCGGAGCGATCACGCCGGACGGCTGCGCGGTGGAGCTCTACACGCGCCTGTCCGTCGGCGACGAGCCCGATGTCATCGCCGGTGCGGTGCCGGCCGGGGCGCACATTCTGGAGCTGGGAAGCGGCGCGGGACGGGTGACGCGTCCGCTGCTGGAGCGGGGGTTCCGGGTCACGGCGGTGGACGAGTCCGCCGAGATGCTGGAGAAGGTCGCCGCGCTCGAAGGGCGGGTGCGCACGATCCTGAGCCCGATCGAGAAGCTCGACCTGGGGGAGCGGTTCGAGGTGGTGATGCTCGCGTCGTTCCTCGTGCACAACGGCGATCCGGCGGTCCGGCGCGGCATGCTGCGGGCCTGCCGGAGCCATGTGACGGACGACGGCTGTGTGCTGATCCAGCGGGAGGGCGCGGACTACCACACGAACCTGCCGAGGGAGCGGGTCGACCCGGGCGGGTACACGGTGCGGATCGTGTCGGCGGAGCCCGTCGGGGACGGGGTGAACGAGGTGCACGCGGAGTACGTCTTCCCTGACGCCGTATGGACCCAGACGTTCCGCGCCCGGCCGCTCACGAAGGAGCAGTTCGAGCAGGCGCTGGGGGAGGCGGGGCTCAGGGTCGACAAGTACCTGACGGAGGACGGGACTTGGGTGCGGGTCGTGCCGGTCCGCTGA
- a CDS encoding acyltransferase domain-containing protein: MLPSADELPDVLLDLAVPHEDINELVALRGRLMADPEARWLLDRSVDGMVRDMGKAGDDPQYPPLPAELGALGTFFHVYVFVATLPYVRAYHRSRGIPDDTSRRTLADLGRHMAVHRRARGGPGLLHPGWNALHFRGELYQLGRLQFQRAVLGERMGGAVAAAGHSAGRGDLCLNLHITDFRGPLSPESCDRSMVLAREFFARHFPEERYETAVCHSWLLDPQLKRYLPGDSNIVRFQERFHPAAGYERVPDDTTPVAFVFGDGRLPVAELPRRTRVERAVGDHLRAGGHWYGGHGWFPL; this comes from the coding sequence GTGCTGCCCTCCGCGGACGAGCTGCCGGACGTGCTGCTCGACCTGGCGGTGCCGCACGAGGACATCAATGAACTGGTGGCCCTGCGCGGGCGGCTGATGGCGGACCCGGAGGCGCGGTGGCTGCTTGACCGCAGCGTCGACGGGATGGTGCGGGACATGGGGAAGGCCGGCGACGACCCTCAGTACCCGCCCTTGCCCGCGGAGTTGGGTGCGCTCGGGACCTTCTTCCATGTGTATGTGTTCGTGGCGACCCTGCCGTACGTACGCGCCTATCACCGCAGCCGCGGCATCCCGGACGACACCTCCCGGCGTACGCTCGCGGACCTCGGGCGGCACATGGCGGTGCACCGCCGGGCGCGCGGCGGCCCCGGGCTGCTGCATCCGGGCTGGAACGCCCTGCATTTCCGGGGTGAGCTCTACCAACTGGGCAGGCTGCAGTTCCAGCGCGCCGTCCTGGGGGAGCGGATGGGCGGGGCGGTGGCAGCGGCGGGGCATTCCGCGGGCCGGGGCGACCTCTGTCTGAACCTCCACATCACCGACTTCCGGGGGCCGCTGTCCCCGGAATCCTGTGACCGGTCGATGGTGCTGGCGCGGGAGTTCTTCGCGCGGCACTTCCCGGAGGAGCGATATGAGACAGCCGTGTGCCACTCCTGGCTGCTCGATCCTCAGCTGAAGCGGTACCTGCCGGGGGATTCGAACATCGTCCGCTTCCAGGAGCGCTTCCACCCGGCGGCCGGATATGAGCGGGTGCCGGACGACACCACACCCGTCGCCTTCGTCTTCGGCGACGGGCGCCTCCCCGTGGCCGAACTGCCAAGGCGCACAAGGGTGGAGCGGGCCGTGGGCGACCACTTGAGGGCGGGCGGGCACTGGTACGGAGGGCATGGCTGGTTCCCGCTATAG
- a CDS encoding DUF6343 family protein — MRTGSEPVTARSPLRMRFWFSVWGLVWATFGTVAFALAGRPEWAVACGVLWLIVTADMAMILRHIHQGPHFQPGRDIPPYEPPKAG, encoded by the coding sequence ATGCGCACAGGCAGTGAACCGGTGACCGCGCGCAGTCCCCTGCGCATGCGCTTCTGGTTCAGCGTGTGGGGACTGGTCTGGGCCACGTTCGGCACCGTCGCCTTCGCCCTCGCGGGACGCCCCGAATGGGCCGTGGCCTGCGGCGTGCTGTGGCTGATCGTGACCGCCGACATGGCGATGATCCTGCGCCACATCCACCAGGGCCCGCACTTCCAGCCGGGCCGCGACATCCCGCCGTACGAGCCCCCGAAGGCCGGCTAG
- a CDS encoding tetratricopeptide repeat protein, protein MPEITPETHVIDFRAAEQLLAARDPRGAVKLLDTVIAAHPENTAARLLRARAFFAAAQLRAAELEFSIILEREPDNAFAHFALARTYERAARPDQARRHFRLAAALDPQPEYVAAARFDDAEG, encoded by the coding sequence GTGCCCGAAATAACCCCGGAGACCCATGTCATCGACTTCCGTGCGGCGGAGCAGCTCCTTGCCGCGCGGGATCCCAGAGGCGCCGTGAAGCTGCTCGACACGGTCATCGCGGCCCACCCCGAGAACACGGCGGCGCGGCTGCTGCGGGCCCGTGCCTTCTTCGCCGCCGCCCAACTGCGCGCTGCCGAGCTGGAGTTCAGCATCATCCTGGAGCGCGAGCCGGACAACGCCTTCGCCCACTTCGCCCTCGCCCGCACCTACGAACGTGCGGCGCGGCCCGACCAGGCCCGGCGCCACTTCCGTCTCGCCGCGGCACTCGACCCGCAGCCGGAGTACGTGGCGGCGGCACGCTTCGACGACGCCGAGGGCTGA
- a CDS encoding DUF3592 domain-containing protein: MVVLAVFTALGGLVALLAGAYGLRQTRRITAAGEVAQALVKAVPPGAERPTLQFETGDGRVVEVVSPVPRSDRRPLAAGDRVRIAYDSDDPRETVVLGHERRGLDRGFVAAGAAVLVLGLVLTVLAW, translated from the coding sequence GTGGTCGTACTGGCGGTGTTCACCGCCTTGGGCGGCCTGGTCGCGCTGCTGGCCGGCGCGTACGGCCTGCGGCAGACCCGGCGCATCACGGCCGCGGGCGAGGTGGCGCAGGCCCTGGTCAAGGCGGTGCCGCCGGGGGCCGAGCGGCCGACGCTGCAGTTCGAGACGGGGGACGGGCGGGTCGTCGAGGTGGTGTCGCCGGTGCCGCGGAGCGACAGGCGTCCGCTCGCCGCGGGGGACCGGGTGCGCATCGCGTACGACAGTGATGATCCCCGGGAGACCGTCGTCCTCGGCCACGAGCGCAGGGGCCTCGACCGGGGATTCGTGGCGGCGGGGGCGGCGGTTCTGGTGCTCGGCCTGGTGCTGACGGTCCTGGCGTGGTGA
- the coaE gene encoding dephospho-CoA kinase → MLKVGLTGGIGAGKSEVSRLLVASGAVLIDADKIAREVVEPGTPGLAQVVEAFGQEILAPDGTLDRPKLGSIVFADPQKLALLNSIVHPLVGARSAELEEAASEDAVVIHDVPLLAENGLAPLYDLVVVVDARPETQLDRLVRLRGMSEEDARARMAAQATREKRLEIAHIVIDNDGPLEGLGQRVDAVWADLARRARAA, encoded by the coding sequence ATGCTGAAGGTGGGCCTGACCGGCGGTATCGGAGCCGGCAAGAGTGAAGTATCGCGTCTCCTCGTCGCGTCCGGAGCCGTGCTGATCGACGCCGACAAGATCGCGCGGGAGGTTGTGGAGCCCGGAACTCCGGGGCTTGCGCAGGTCGTTGAAGCCTTCGGTCAGGAGATCCTCGCTCCGGACGGCACCCTCGACCGGCCGAAGCTCGGCTCGATCGTCTTCGCCGACCCGCAGAAGCTGGCCTTGCTGAACTCGATCGTCCACCCCCTGGTCGGCGCCCGCTCCGCCGAACTGGAGGAGGCTGCCTCCGAGGACGCCGTGGTCATCCATGACGTGCCGCTGCTCGCGGAGAACGGCCTTGCGCCTCTGTACGACCTCGTGGTCGTTGTCGACGCGCGCCCCGAGACCCAGCTCGATCGTCTCGTGCGGCTGCGCGGCATGAGCGAGGAGGACGCCCGCGCGCGGATGGCCGCACAGGCGACGCGCGAGAAGCGTCTGGAGATCGCCCACATCGTGATCGACAACGACGGCCCGCTTGAGGGCCTCGGCCAGCGAGTCGACGCCGTATGGGCGGACCTCGCGCGGCGGGCACGGGCGGCCTAG
- a CDS encoding PAC2 family protein has product MLDPQGLYAWEPKGLAVVDMALAQESAGLVMLYHFDGYIDAGETGDQIVERLTDSLPGQVVASFDHDRLVDYRARRPLLTFRRDRWSDYEVPTLDVRLLQDATGAPFLLLSGPEPDIEWERFASAIEQIVERLGVRLSVNFHGIPMGVPHTRPVGLTPHGNRTDLVPGHRSPFDEAQVPGSAASLVEYRLLEAGHDVLGVAAHVPHYIARSAYPDAALTVLEAITAATGLVLPSVAHGLRTEAHRTQTEIDRQIQEGDEELVSLVQGLEHQYDAAAGADARGNMLAEPMDIPSADEIGQEFERFLAEREGDA; this is encoded by the coding sequence GTGCTTGATCCGCAGGGTTTGTACGCATGGGAGCCGAAGGGCCTCGCGGTCGTCGACATGGCGCTGGCCCAGGAATCGGCCGGACTGGTCATGCTCTACCACTTCGACGGCTACATCGACGCGGGCGAGACCGGCGACCAGATCGTCGAACGCCTCACGGACAGCCTGCCGGGCCAGGTGGTGGCGAGCTTCGACCACGACCGGCTCGTCGACTACCGTGCGCGGCGTCCGCTGCTCACGTTCCGGCGCGACCGCTGGAGCGACTACGAGGTGCCCACGCTCGACGTGCGGCTGCTCCAGGACGCCACGGGCGCGCCCTTCCTGTTGCTCTCCGGGCCCGAGCCCGACATCGAGTGGGAACGCTTCGCCTCGGCGATCGAGCAGATCGTGGAGCGGCTCGGCGTACGCCTCTCGGTGAACTTCCACGGCATCCCCATGGGCGTGCCGCACACCCGCCCCGTGGGCCTCACCCCGCACGGCAACCGCACCGACCTGGTGCCGGGGCACCGCAGCCCCTTCGACGAGGCGCAGGTGCCCGGCAGCGCGGCATCGCTCGTCGAGTACCGCCTCCTGGAGGCGGGCCACGACGTGCTCGGTGTCGCCGCGCACGTCCCGCACTACATCGCGCGCTCCGCGTACCCGGACGCCGCCCTCACGGTCCTCGAGGCGATCACCGCCGCGACGGGCCTCGTGCTGCCGAGCGTCGCGCACGGCCTGCGCACCGAGGCGCACCGCACCCAGACCGAGATCGACCGGCAGATCCAGGAGGGCGACGAGGAACTGGTCTCCCTCGTACAGGGACTTGAGCACCAGTACGACGCCGCGGCCGGCGCCGACGCGCGCGGCAACATGCTCGCGGAGCCCATGGACATCCCGTCCGCCGACGAGATCGGCCAGGAATTCGAGCGCTTCCTCGCCGAGCGCGAGGGCGACGCGTAA
- the rpsA gene encoding 30S ribosomal protein S1: MTSSTETTATTPQVAVNDIGNEEAFLAAIDETIKYFNDGDIVDGVIVKVDRDEVLLDIGYKTEGVIPSRELSIKHDVDPNEVVAVGDEIEALVLQKEDKEGRLILSKKRAQYERAWGTIEKIKEEDGIVTGTVIEVVKGGLILDIGLRGFLPASLVEMRRVRDLQPYVGKELEAKIIELDKNRNNVVLSRRAWLEQTQSEVRQTFLTTLQKGQVRSGVVSSIVNFGAFVDLGGVDGLVHVSELSWKHIDHPSEVVEVGQEVTVEVLDVDMDRERVSLSLKATQEDPWQQFARTHQIGQVVPGKVTKLVPFGAFVRVDEGIEGLVHISELAERHVEIPEQVVQVNDEIFVKVIDIDLERRRISLSLKQANESFGADPSAVEFDPTLYGMAASYDDQGNYIYPEGFDPETNDWLEGFETQREAWEGQYAEAQQRFEQHQAQVIKSREADAQAEAEGAAAPASSTGAPAAGGSGGGGGGSYSSESDDNSGALASDEALAALREKLAGGQS; the protein is encoded by the coding sequence ATGACGAGCAGCACCGAGACCACCGCCACCACCCCGCAGGTAGCGGTCAACGACATCGGTAACGAGGAAGCCTTCCTCGCCGCGATCGACGAGACGATCAAGTACTTCAACGACGGCGACATCGTCGACGGCGTCATCGTGAAGGTCGACCGGGACGAGGTCCTGCTCGACATCGGTTACAAGACCGAAGGCGTCATCCCGAGCCGCGAGCTCTCCATCAAGCACGACGTCGACCCGAACGAGGTCGTCGCGGTTGGTGACGAGATCGAGGCCCTGGTTCTCCAGAAGGAGGACAAGGAAGGCCGTCTGATCCTGTCCAAGAAGCGCGCTCAGTACGAGCGTGCCTGGGGCACGATCGAGAAGATCAAGGAAGAAGACGGCATCGTCACCGGTACCGTCATCGAGGTCGTCAAGGGTGGTCTCATCCTCGACATCGGCCTCCGTGGCTTCCTGCCGGCCTCCCTCGTCGAGATGCGCCGCGTCCGCGACCTCCAGCCCTACGTGGGCAAGGAGCTCGAGGCCAAGATCATCGAGCTGGACAAGAACCGCAACAACGTGGTCCTGTCCCGCCGTGCCTGGCTCGAGCAGACCCAGAGCGAGGTCCGTCAGACCTTCCTCACGACCCTGCAGAAGGGTCAGGTCCGCTCCGGCGTCGTTTCCTCGATCGTCAACTTCGGTGCGTTCGTGGACCTCGGCGGCGTCGACGGTCTCGTGCACGTCTCCGAGCTCTCCTGGAAGCACATCGACCACCCCTCCGAGGTTGTCGAGGTCGGCCAGGAAGTCACCGTCGAGGTTCTCGACGTGGACATGGACCGCGAGCGCGTGTCCCTGTCGCTCAAGGCGACGCAGGAAGACCCGTGGCAGCAGTTCGCCCGCACGCACCAGATCGGGCAGGTTGTTCCCGGTAAGGTCACCAAGCTCGTTCCGTTCGGTGCGTTCGTGCGCGTCGACGAGGGCATCGAGGGCCTGGTCCACATCTCCGAGCTGGCCGAGCGCCACGTGGAGATCCCGGAGCAGGTCGTCCAGGTCAACGACGAGATCTTCGTCAAGGTCATCGACATCGACCTCGAGCGTCGCCGGATCTCGCTGAGCCTCAAGCAGGCCAACGAGTCCTTCGGTGCCGACCCGTCGGCCGTCGAGTTCGACCCGACCCTGTACGGCATGGCCGCGTCCTACGACGACCAGGGCAACTACATCTACCCCGAGGGCTTCGACCCCGAGACGAACGACTGGCTCGAGGGCTTCGAGACCCAGCGTGAGGCTTGGGAGGGCCAGTACGCCGAGGCGCAGCAGCGCTTCGAGCAGCACCAGGCTCAGGTCATCAAGTCCCGCGAGGCGGACGCCCAGGCCGAGGCCGAGGGCGCTGCGGCTCCCGCTTCCTCGACCGGCGCCCCGGCTGCCGGCGGCAGCGGTGGTGGCGGCGGCGGTTCGTACTCCTCGGAGTCGGACGACAACTCCGGCGCCCTGGCGTCGGACGAGGCGCTTGCCGCGCTGCGCGAGAAGCTCGCCGGCGGTCAGAGCTGA
- a CDS encoding class I SAM-dependent methyltransferase: protein MEPIIQESELPETPEPEATRRDADVTESSRANRGWWDRNADDYQIEHGTFLGDDRFVWGPEGLDEVEAELLGPPEELKGKDILEIGAGAAQCSRWLAAQGARPVALDLSHRQLQHALRIGGGVPLVEADAGALPFADGSFDLACSAYGALPFVADPVRVLKDVHRVLRPGGRFVFSATHPMRWAFPDKPGPEGLSVAASYFDRTPYVEQDENGNAVYVEHHRTLGDRVRDIVAAGLRLVDVVEPEWPAWNTQEWGGWSPLRGNLIPGTAIYVCVRD from the coding sequence ATGGAGCCGATCATCCAAGAGTCCGAGCTGCCCGAGACGCCCGAACCGGAAGCCACCCGCCGCGACGCCGACGTCACGGAGAGCAGCCGCGCCAATCGCGGCTGGTGGGACAGGAACGCGGACGACTACCAGATCGAGCACGGCACCTTCCTGGGTGACGACCGGTTCGTGTGGGGTCCCGAGGGGCTCGACGAGGTGGAGGCCGAGCTGCTCGGTCCGCCCGAGGAGCTGAAGGGCAAGGACATCCTGGAGATCGGCGCGGGCGCCGCACAGTGCTCGCGCTGGCTCGCCGCGCAGGGCGCGCGTCCGGTCGCCCTCGATCTCTCCCACCGCCAGTTGCAGCACGCGCTGCGGATCGGCGGCGGGGTGCCGCTGGTGGAGGCGGACGCGGGGGCGCTGCCGTTCGCCGACGGCAGCTTCGACCTCGCGTGTTCCGCGTACGGCGCGCTGCCGTTCGTCGCCGATCCGGTGCGGGTCCTCAAGGACGTGCACCGCGTGCTGCGGCCCGGCGGCCGCTTCGTGTTCTCGGCGACGCACCCGATGCGCTGGGCCTTTCCCGACAAGCCGGGTCCCGAGGGCCTCTCCGTGGCGGCCTCGTACTTCGACCGCACTCCTTATGTGGAGCAGGACGAGAACGGGAACGCCGTCTACGTGGAGCACCACCGGACGCTCGGCGACCGGGTGCGGGACATCGTGGCCGCCGGTCTGCGGCTCGTGGACGTGGTGGAGCCGGAGTGGCCGGCGTGGAACACCCAGGAGTGGGGCGGCTGGTCCCCGTTGCGCGGAAACCTGATCCCGGGGACGGCGATCTACGTATGCGTACGAGACTGA